From one Neofelis nebulosa isolate mNeoNeb1 chromosome 4, mNeoNeb1.pri, whole genome shotgun sequence genomic stretch:
- the PLIN3 gene encoding perilipin-3 isoform X2 — MSGDGTEATVSSSPVTAEEPVQQPSVVDRVAGMPLISSTCNMVSAAYASTKESHPHVKTVCDAAEKGVKTLTAAAISGAQPILSKLEPQITSASEYAHRGLDKLEENLPILQQQTEKVLADTKELVSSKVSGAREAVSNTVSSAKDTVATRVTEAVDVTRGAVRTGVDATKSVVASGVQSVMGSRVGQVVLSGVDTMLGKSEEWMDNHLPMTDAELARLATSLEGFDIASVQQQRQEQSYFVRLGSLSERLRQRAYAHSLGKLQLTRQRAQEALLQLAQALSLMETVKHGVDQKLLDGQEKLHQMWLSWNQKELRGTEENPAKPEVESQTLTMFRDIAQQLQNTCASLGSSIQGLPSHVKDQVQQARHQVEGLQATFSGVHSFQDLSSTILTQSREQVAKAREALDHMVEYVAQNTPIMWLVGPFAPGVAEKAPEEKK; from the exons ATGTCTGGCGACGGGACAGAAGCCACCGTCAGCAGCAGCCCGGTGACAGCGGAAGAACCGGTACAGCAG CCGAGCGTGGTGGACCGCGTGGCCGGCATGCCCCTCATCAGCTCCACCTGCAACATGGTGTCGGCGGCCTACGCCTCCACCAAGGAGAGCCACCCCCACGTCAAGACCGTCTGCGACGCGGCCGAGAAAGGCGTGAAGACCCTCACGGCGGCCGCCATCAGCGGGGCCCAGCCCATCCTCTCCAAGCTGGAGCCCCAGA TCACGTCAGCCAGTGAGTACGCCCACAGGGGGCTGGACAAGCTGGAGGAGAATCTGCCCATCCTGCAGCAGCAGACGGAGAAG GTTCTGGCAGACACCAAGGAGCTGGTCTCATCCAAGGTCTCGGGGGCCCGAGAAGCCGTGTCCAACACCGTGTCCAGCGCCAAGGACACAGTGGCCACCCGAGTGACGGAGGCGGTCGATGTGACCCGGGGCGCTGTGCGGACTGGTGTGGATGCCACCAAGTCTGTGGTGGCCAGTGGCGTCCAGTCGGTCATGGGCTCCCGGGTGGGCCAGGTGGTGCTGAGCGGGGTGGACACGATGCTGGGCAAGTCTGAGGAATGGATGGACAACCACCTGCCCATGACGGACGCTGAGCTGG cccgCCTCGCCACGTCCCTGGAGGGCTTCGACATCGCGTCGGTGCAGCAGCAGCGGCAGGAGCAGAGCTACTTCGTGCGTCTGGGCTCCCTCTCGGAGCGGCTGCGCCAGCGGGCCTACGCTCACTCTCTGGGCAAACTGCAGCTGACCCGCCAGCGGGCCCAGGAGGCCCTGCTGCAGCTGGCACAGGCGCTCAGCCTG atGGAAACCGTCAAGCACGGAGTCGACCAGAAGCTGCTGGACGGTCAGGAGAAACTGCACCAGATGTGGCTCAGCTGGAACCAGAAGGAGCTCCGGGGCACCGAGGAGAACCCAGCCAAACCAGAG GTGGAGTCCCAGACGCTTACCATGTTCCGCGACATTGCCCAGCAGCTGCAGAACACCTGTGCCTCGCTGGGGTCCAGCATCCAGGGGCTGCCCTCCCACGTGAAGGACCAGGTTCAGCAGGCTCGCCACCAGGTGGAGGGCCTCCAGGCCACCTTTTCTGGCGTCCATTCCTTCCAGGACCTGTCCAGCACTATCCTGACGCAGAGCCGAGAGCAGGTGGCCAAGGCCCGAGAGGCCCTTGACCACATGGTTGAGTACGTGGCCCAGAACACGCCCATCATGTGGCTGGTGGGACCCTTTGCCCCGGGAGTCGCTGAGAAGGCCCCAGAGGAGAAGAAATAG
- the PLIN3 gene encoding perilipin-3 isoform X1, producing MSGDGTEATVSSSPVTAEEPVQQPSVVDRVAGMPLISSTCNMVSAAYASTKESHPHVKTVCDAAEKGVKTLTAAAISGAQPILSKLEPQITSASEYAHRGLDKLEENLPILQQQTEKVLADTKELVSSKVSGAREAVSNTVSSAKDTVATRVTEAVDVTRGAVRTGVDATKSVVASGVQSVMGSRVGQVVLSGVDTMLGKSEEWMDNHLPMTDAELARLATSLEGFDIASVQQQRQEQSYFVRLGSLSERLRQRAYAHSLGKLQLTRQRAQEALLQLAQALSLMETVKHGVDQKLLDGQEKLHQMWLSWNQKELRGTEENPAKPEQVESQTLTMFRDIAQQLQNTCASLGSSIQGLPSHVKDQVQQARHQVEGLQATFSGVHSFQDLSSTILTQSREQVAKAREALDHMVEYVAQNTPIMWLVGPFAPGVAEKAPEEKK from the exons ATGTCTGGCGACGGGACAGAAGCCACCGTCAGCAGCAGCCCGGTGACAGCGGAAGAACCGGTACAGCAG CCGAGCGTGGTGGACCGCGTGGCCGGCATGCCCCTCATCAGCTCCACCTGCAACATGGTGTCGGCGGCCTACGCCTCCACCAAGGAGAGCCACCCCCACGTCAAGACCGTCTGCGACGCGGCCGAGAAAGGCGTGAAGACCCTCACGGCGGCCGCCATCAGCGGGGCCCAGCCCATCCTCTCCAAGCTGGAGCCCCAGA TCACGTCAGCCAGTGAGTACGCCCACAGGGGGCTGGACAAGCTGGAGGAGAATCTGCCCATCCTGCAGCAGCAGACGGAGAAG GTTCTGGCAGACACCAAGGAGCTGGTCTCATCCAAGGTCTCGGGGGCCCGAGAAGCCGTGTCCAACACCGTGTCCAGCGCCAAGGACACAGTGGCCACCCGAGTGACGGAGGCGGTCGATGTGACCCGGGGCGCTGTGCGGACTGGTGTGGATGCCACCAAGTCTGTGGTGGCCAGTGGCGTCCAGTCGGTCATGGGCTCCCGGGTGGGCCAGGTGGTGCTGAGCGGGGTGGACACGATGCTGGGCAAGTCTGAGGAATGGATGGACAACCACCTGCCCATGACGGACGCTGAGCTGG cccgCCTCGCCACGTCCCTGGAGGGCTTCGACATCGCGTCGGTGCAGCAGCAGCGGCAGGAGCAGAGCTACTTCGTGCGTCTGGGCTCCCTCTCGGAGCGGCTGCGCCAGCGGGCCTACGCTCACTCTCTGGGCAAACTGCAGCTGACCCGCCAGCGGGCCCAGGAGGCCCTGCTGCAGCTGGCACAGGCGCTCAGCCTG atGGAAACCGTCAAGCACGGAGTCGACCAGAAGCTGCTGGACGGTCAGGAGAAACTGCACCAGATGTGGCTCAGCTGGAACCAGAAGGAGCTCCGGGGCACCGAGGAGAACCCAGCCAAACCAGAG CAGGTGGAGTCCCAGACGCTTACCATGTTCCGCGACATTGCCCAGCAGCTGCAGAACACCTGTGCCTCGCTGGGGTCCAGCATCCAGGGGCTGCCCTCCCACGTGAAGGACCAGGTTCAGCAGGCTCGCCACCAGGTGGAGGGCCTCCAGGCCACCTTTTCTGGCGTCCATTCCTTCCAGGACCTGTCCAGCACTATCCTGACGCAGAGCCGAGAGCAGGTGGCCAAGGCCCGAGAGGCCCTTGACCACATGGTTGAGTACGTGGCCCAGAACACGCCCATCATGTGGCTGGTGGGACCCTTTGCCCCGGGAGTCGCTGAGAAGGCCCCAGAGGAGAAGAAATAG